From the genome of Ananas comosus cultivar F153 linkage group 16, ASM154086v1, whole genome shotgun sequence, one region includes:
- the LOC109722462 gene encoding protein-tyrosine sulfotransferase-like isoform X1, producing the protein MSGNLKFIISTVLLLFAISTPVCSNEDNYLHCQRVVKNWVESSRESGQDRDKLNLKDLLFFLHVPRTGGRTYFHCFLRKLYTSAQECPRSYDKLRFDPSKPNCRLVVSHDDYSLISKLPEDRSSVVTILRNPLDRVFSTYEFSVEVAARFLVHPNLTSAKQMSSRIRPKSRGVSTLDIWPWKYLVPWMREDLFVRRDARKLGKLRRMNEITDPYNMENMVMPLHDFINDPLAHEIVHNGATFQVAGLTNNSYLPEAHEVRECVRKHPTLGRAVLEVAKSRLDQMLYVGLTEDHKKSARLFVNMVGAQVLSQSEALSSSDVQAEASRKTELSSSFPESETGEPDQIQSSNYSQLGTEVSSPTDATSVEANMTVEKLMGAYEECISSLRKSQSTRRSMSLKRIAPANFSKEARLLVPETVLQQIISLNSLDMELYRHAESIFLQQEHHSLKGRGAFMAQQQQKMINTEHESSWNNLYNGYSSGKVFLLTTTLTICLILFVITKRRRTSKLKV; encoded by the exons ATGTCAGGAAACCTCAAGTTTATCATTTCTACAGTACTACTATTATTTG CAATATCAACACCTGTCTGCTCCAATGAAGATAATTATTTGCATTGTCAAAGGGTTGTTAAGAATTGGGTAGAATCTTCCCGTGAGAGTGGACAAGACAGAGATAAGTTAAACCTGAAAGATTTATTGTTCTTTTTACATGTTCCTAGAACCGGTGGACGAACATACTTCCATTG CTTTTTGAGAAAGCTGTACACCAGTGCTCAGGAATGCCCACGCTCATATGACAAGCTGCGTTTTGACCCCAG CAAACCAAACTGCAGATTGGTTGTTAGTCATGATGACTATAGTTTGATTTCCAAACTGCCTGAAGATAGATCCTCTGTGGTGACAATATTAAGAAATCCACTTGATCGCGTATTTAGCACATATGAATTTTCTGTGGAAGTTGCTGCTAGGTTTCTTGTGCATCCAAACCTAACTTCAGCGAAGCAAATGTCTAGTCGAATACGGCCGAAATCTCGTGGTGTAAGCACGTTGGATATCTGGCCTTGGAAATACTTGGTTCCTTGGATGAGAGAGGACCTCTTTGTTCGG AGGGATGCAAGGAAACTTGGGAAACTTAGAAGGATGAATGAAATAACTGATCCATATAACATGGAAAATATGGTGATGCCTCTACATGACTTCATCAATGATCCTTTAGCTCATGAGATCGTTCACAATGGAGCGACTTTTCAG GTAGCAGGACTGACAAACAATTCTTATTTGCCGGAAGCTCATGAAGTGCGTGAATGTGTGAGGAAACACCCAACACTTGGCCGTGCTGTACTTGAGGTTGCAAAG AGTAGGCTGGATCAAATGCTGTATGTTGGACTTACTGAGGATCACAAGAAGTCTGCCAGATTGTTTGTTAATATGGTTGGAGCACAAGTCCTTTCCCAATCTGAAGCCTTGAGCTCCTCTGATGTTCAGGCTGAGGCATCCAGGAAAACTG AATTAAGCTCTTCCTTTCCAGAGAGTGAGACCGGAGAACCAGATCAAATTCAG AGTAGCAACTACAGTCAACTAGGCACTGAAGTTTCTTCTCCTACAGATGCTACATCAGTTGAAGCAAAT ATGACTGTTGAGAAATTGATGGGAGCCTATGAAGAATGCATTTCCAGCTTGCGAAAATCTCAATCAACTCGGCGTAGTATGTCTCTGAAAAGGATTGCTCCTGCTAACTTTTCAAAGGAG GCACGCCTCCTGGTCCCAGAAACAGTTCTGCAGCAGATCATCTCATTGAACAGCCTTGATATGGAACTATATAGGCATGCAGAGAGTATCTTCTTGCAACAAGAGCATCATAGTCTTAAGGGGCGCGGTGCTTTCATGGCGCAGCAACAGCAAAAGATGATAAACACT GAACATGAAAGCTCATGGAACAACTTGTATAATGGGTACTCTTCAGGGAAGGTTTTCTTGTTAACCACCACTCTAACCATTTGCCTCATCTTATTTGTTATAACAAAAAGGAGGAGGACATCTAAACTTAAGGTTTGA
- the LOC109722462 gene encoding protein-tyrosine sulfotransferase-like isoform X2, whose translation MSGNLKFIISTVLLLFAISTPVCSNEDNYLHCQRVVKNWVESSRESGQDRDKLNLKDLLFFLHVPRTGGRTYFHCFLRKLYTSAQECPRSYDKLRFDPRLVVSHDDYSLISKLPEDRSSVVTILRNPLDRVFSTYEFSVEVAARFLVHPNLTSAKQMSSRIRPKSRGVSTLDIWPWKYLVPWMREDLFVRRDARKLGKLRRMNEITDPYNMENMVMPLHDFINDPLAHEIVHNGATFQVAGLTNNSYLPEAHEVRECVRKHPTLGRAVLEVAKSRLDQMLYVGLTEDHKKSARLFVNMVGAQVLSQSEALSSSDVQAEASRKTELSSSFPESETGEPDQIQSSNYSQLGTEVSSPTDATSVEANMTVEKLMGAYEECISSLRKSQSTRRSMSLKRIAPANFSKEARLLVPETVLQQIISLNSLDMELYRHAESIFLQQEHHSLKGRGAFMAQQQQKMINTEHESSWNNLYNGYSSGKVFLLTTTLTICLILFVITKRRRTSKLKV comes from the exons ATGTCAGGAAACCTCAAGTTTATCATTTCTACAGTACTACTATTATTTG CAATATCAACACCTGTCTGCTCCAATGAAGATAATTATTTGCATTGTCAAAGGGTTGTTAAGAATTGGGTAGAATCTTCCCGTGAGAGTGGACAAGACAGAGATAAGTTAAACCTGAAAGATTTATTGTTCTTTTTACATGTTCCTAGAACCGGTGGACGAACATACTTCCATTG CTTTTTGAGAAAGCTGTACACCAGTGCTCAGGAATGCCCACGCTCATATGACAAGCTGCGTTTTGACCCCAG ATTGGTTGTTAGTCATGATGACTATAGTTTGATTTCCAAACTGCCTGAAGATAGATCCTCTGTGGTGACAATATTAAGAAATCCACTTGATCGCGTATTTAGCACATATGAATTTTCTGTGGAAGTTGCTGCTAGGTTTCTTGTGCATCCAAACCTAACTTCAGCGAAGCAAATGTCTAGTCGAATACGGCCGAAATCTCGTGGTGTAAGCACGTTGGATATCTGGCCTTGGAAATACTTGGTTCCTTGGATGAGAGAGGACCTCTTTGTTCGG AGGGATGCAAGGAAACTTGGGAAACTTAGAAGGATGAATGAAATAACTGATCCATATAACATGGAAAATATGGTGATGCCTCTACATGACTTCATCAATGATCCTTTAGCTCATGAGATCGTTCACAATGGAGCGACTTTTCAG GTAGCAGGACTGACAAACAATTCTTATTTGCCGGAAGCTCATGAAGTGCGTGAATGTGTGAGGAAACACCCAACACTTGGCCGTGCTGTACTTGAGGTTGCAAAG AGTAGGCTGGATCAAATGCTGTATGTTGGACTTACTGAGGATCACAAGAAGTCTGCCAGATTGTTTGTTAATATGGTTGGAGCACAAGTCCTTTCCCAATCTGAAGCCTTGAGCTCCTCTGATGTTCAGGCTGAGGCATCCAGGAAAACTG AATTAAGCTCTTCCTTTCCAGAGAGTGAGACCGGAGAACCAGATCAAATTCAG AGTAGCAACTACAGTCAACTAGGCACTGAAGTTTCTTCTCCTACAGATGCTACATCAGTTGAAGCAAAT ATGACTGTTGAGAAATTGATGGGAGCCTATGAAGAATGCATTTCCAGCTTGCGAAAATCTCAATCAACTCGGCGTAGTATGTCTCTGAAAAGGATTGCTCCTGCTAACTTTTCAAAGGAG GCACGCCTCCTGGTCCCAGAAACAGTTCTGCAGCAGATCATCTCATTGAACAGCCTTGATATGGAACTATATAGGCATGCAGAGAGTATCTTCTTGCAACAAGAGCATCATAGTCTTAAGGGGCGCGGTGCTTTCATGGCGCAGCAACAGCAAAAGATGATAAACACT GAACATGAAAGCTCATGGAACAACTTGTATAATGGGTACTCTTCAGGGAAGGTTTTCTTGTTAACCACCACTCTAACCATTTGCCTCATCTTATTTGTTATAACAAAAAGGAGGAGGACATCTAAACTTAAGGTTTGA